GGTTTTCCGCCCGCCTGGCGGAAGGTACGCCGACCAAGAATGTGAATACCGTTTGTCCTTTCCTGACGCTGGCTTACCGTTACGAAGAAACGCATGATGCCCGCTGGTTGCCGTATCTGGAGCGTTGGGCCGAGTGGGTGATGTATGAGATGCCGCGCACGCAGAAGCAGGGATTGCAGCACATTGTTTACAACAATGAAAATACCGAGCAAATGTGGGACGACACGCTAATGATGAGCGTGTTGCCGCTGGCGAAAATCGGCAAGCTGTTAAACCGGCCGGAATTCGTGGAGGAAGCGACCTATCAGTTCCTGCTGCATGTTCAGTATCTGATGGATCGTCAAAGCGGTTTGTGGTTCCACGGTTGGACATTTGCGGAAAAGCATAACTTTGCCAAAGCGCGCTGGGCGAGGGGCAATAGCTGGCTGACCGTGGCGATCCCCGAGTTTATCGAACTGTTGGAATTGCCGGAGCGCAATGCGACGCGCCGCTTCCTGTTGCAGGTGTTGGAAAGCCAGATTGAGGCGCTGGCGAAATATCAGGATGACAGCGGTTTGTGGCACACCCTGATTGACGATCCGCAATCGTACCTTGAAAGCTCGGCGACGGCTGGTTTCGCTTACGGCATTCTAAAAGCCGTACGTAAGCGCTATGTGGATAAAAGCTATGCGTCAGTGGCGGAGAAAGCGATTCGCGGCGTTATCAATCACGTTAATGCGGACGGTGAACTGACCCAGGTTTCCTTCGGCACCGCCATGGGCAACGATCTCGATTTCTATCGTGAAATAGCCTTGACGTCTATGCCGTACGGCCAGGCGATGGCGATCCTCTGCCTGTCGGAATATCTGCGGGTTTATCTGTAATGATGAAGGCGGATATCCCGGCACGGGATGCCCGCCTCTGCCTGTCACCATGCCCGATATTAGGGCACTGTGCCGATGGGGTCGTAGCGGCGTCAGCCGCCGAAGCGCCCTGCGGTACGATAAGCCCGGGTCTCTCGATCTATGGGGTTGTCGTCAACCTCAATGGTGTCTGAACGTTTAGTCGGTTAACCCCGCTACGCTGTAATTGATCGGCACCCAGCGATAGCCTGACTGTTCTCCCGTTTTAACGTGACCGATGCCGGGAAACGATATATGCGTCCCGGCTACCCAATAGCCTTGACTGGCGGCATCCGCCAGCACCTTAGCGCGGGTTTGCGCCGCCGTATCCATATCGGAATCAAAACTGATGGTGGTGGCCGGCAGTGGGAACTGTACGGCCGCAACGTGGATAATATCCCCCCAGATCAACAGTTTTTGTCCTTCGCTCTCTACCCAAAACGCCGTATGGCCGGGCGTATGTCCGGGCGCGGGCAACGGCGTGATGCCGGTAAAGAGCGGCTGCTCGCCGGCAAAGGTTTTCAGCTTATTGGCTGCCTGGATGGTACGAAAGGCGGCCTGAACCCGCTGGAACGCCGGTTTCTGCGCTTCGCCGGCCTGCTTCAGATTAGCCTCGCTGAGCCAATAATCGGCTTCGGTCTGGCTGACGTAGACGGTGGCGTTGGGAAAAGTGAGTTTGCCGTCGGTAATCAGACCGCCAAAGTGATCGCCGTGCAGATGCGTCATCAGCACCGTATCCACCTGTTCCGGCGTGTAGCCGGCGGCTTTAAGGTTATTCACGACTTTACCGACGGAAGGGTTACTCTGTTTACCATTGCCGGTATCCACCAAAATCAGGTTTTGTCCGGTATTAATCAGATAGGTATTGATGGAGGTATCGACGGGCGCGGTCAGCGACTGCTCCGCCAGCAGGTTTTTGATTTGCTCCGGCGTTGCCCGCGTCAGCAGCTTGTCGACCGGCATGGCGTTGGTGCCGTCGGCCAGCGCGGTAATTTCAAATTGTCCCAGCAGCATACGGTAATAGCCCGCCTGGGTTTTAACCTGTGGAACCGGTTGCGCCGTAACGATATTGGGGACGAAAACAGATGTCAGCAACAGTAAAGCAAGAGATCTCAATCGATTCATGTTTTTCGTTCCTTGTTAATGAGTTAGCGTGTTAAACATTGCGGTGAAACTTGTTGATCGCCTGTTGATTATTAGCTGTACTGTAACATTACTCAAATTAAACATAAGCGCAGGTCATTGATGCGGGGTTTGGTGCGCCGCTGTCTATCTGCGATAATGTGTTTTTACGTTACAGGTATAGTGAAAAACATGCAGTACCCGATTAATGAAATGTTTCAGACGTTGCAGGGTGAAGGCTATTTTACCGGTGTCCCGGCGGTGTTTGTGCGCCTGCAGGGGTGCCCGGTCGGCTGTAGTTGGTGCGATACCAAACATACCTGGGACAAACTTGCCGAGCGGGAAATTCCACTGGATCAGGTACTGGTTAAAACGCGGGAAAGCGATGGCTGGGGGGCGGCCAGCGCCGAGGATGTTCTGGCGCTGATCGATCGGGAGGGCTATACCGCGCGTCATATTGTGATCACCGGGGGAGAACCCTGTATTCACGATCTGGCGCCGCTGACGCTGCTGTTGGAACAGCAGGGGTTTAGCTGTCAGATAGAAACCAGCGGCACGCATGAAGTTCGCTGCTCGCCCAAAACCTGGGTGACGGTTTCCCCGAAAGTGAATATGCGCGGCGGCATGGCGGTGATCGATCAGGCGCTGCACCGGGCGGATGAGATCAAACATCCGGTTGCCCGCGAGCGTGATATCGAAGATCTGGACGCCTTGCTGGCCCGGTTGAAGGATGACAAACCGCGCATTGTGGCGCTACAGCCGATCAGTCAGAAAGAGAGCGCCACTAAATTGTGCATCGGCACCTGTATCGCCCGTAACTGGCGGCTTTCCATGCAGACGCATAAGTATTTGAATATCGCCTAGATCCTCACCAAGCCGTCTTTCCCTTGCCAGAGCTGTCTCTTAGTCACATTTTTATGCGGACGCAGAGACCGTTTCGTGCGCGATAAAGCCGCCATTTGTGTATAAGAGACAGTGGCCAGGGAAGTGCGTTCTCCCCTGTGACTGTCTCTTATACACAAATGTAGGGGCTATGACGGGGTTTGCCGTTATCCGGCGTAAGAAATTATGCTGAGGAGATAGCAGGCTTAGGATGAGCCGCACGGACGCGGCGAAAGCTTGCGCCACGTCGGGAACGTGTCGCAAGCGGTCCGTTAAGCCTGATACCGACGAAGGCATCGCGCAGCGACATAATTTAGCCGCAAGCCGGGGTTCATAGGGGGCTGGCGTCTGAGCCCCCTATGTCGGGCGCGTGCTATGACATAGCATAGAAATAGCGGCATTGTGGCGCACGAAACTATCTCCAAGTCCGCATAAAAATGTGACTAAGAGACAGCCCCTGTGAAGGGGATGCCCGGGGTGGGGTTAGTGTAAGGAGGATGGAGCGCTATTTTTTGCAACGCTTCGCGTGGTTTGAGATACGCGCTTACTCGCCTTTATACACACAGCCCGCGGTGCAGGTCTCTTTTACCATCACCGCGCTCAGTTCGGGCAAAGACGGTTTCACCTGCTGCCAGATCCAATGTGCCAGCACTTCGCTGGTGGGATTTTCCAGTCCGGGGATCTCATTCAGGTAATGATGATCCAGCTTTTCCCACGTTGGTTTGAACGCGGCTTTTAATTCGGCGAAGTCCATCACCCAGCCGGTGTGCGGATCAACCTCGCCGGTGATTTCCAGTCGAACCATAAATGAATGCCCATGCAGGCGTCCGCATTTATGTCCGGCCGGAACATGAGGCAGACGGTGGGCGGCTTCAAACTGAAAATCTTTAAATAGCGTGGTTGCCATGGCGGTGTTCCCGGGTTCTTTCACTGAAGTAGCGTGCTTAAAGCCGTCGCATACTACCGGAAATCGGCGCGTGAAGCACGTTTCGTCGCCGATATGTTGACGGTGGGTATAACACTTTAAGCAATAAGGGTTATCAGAAAAACCATTTAGTCATTTTGGTTATTTGATATTTCCATCATTTCTTTAGTTGTTAAGATACGGATGGTTAACCTAAATGCTCCATTCATCTTTTTATTGTATGAATTTGTATTAGCCCGGTCACAAGCACAAGGAAATAGAGATCATAATGACAACTCCGGTTTCTCCGACTTCATTGCTCCCGTTGAGTGCGGAGCAATTAACGCGTTTACAGGCGGCAACCGGTGATTTTTCACCCACGCAGCTTGCCTGGTTATCCGGTTATTTTTGGGGCCTTTTACAGCAACCGACGGTACAACAGCCGCCTGGTTCTGCGGCCATCGCCGCGAATGCGGGTTCATCGGCG
This window of the Brenneria goodwinii genome carries:
- the queD gene encoding 6-carboxytetrahydropterin synthase QueD — its product is MATTLFKDFQFEAAHRLPHVPAGHKCGRLHGHSFMVRLEITGEVDPHTGWVMDFAELKAAFKPTWEKLDHHYLNEIPGLENPTSEVLAHWIWQQVKPSLPELSAVMVKETCTAGCVYKGE
- a CDS encoding glycoside hydrolase family 88/105 protein; translation: MTVFSVKHSPLLCQPERFISREDLKALICRITDNLVNIEDKTGEFLLRLDDGRVIDTKGWAGWEWTHGIGLYGIYQYYQQTGDEQMRAIIDDWFSARLAEGTPTKNVNTVCPFLTLAYRYEETHDARWLPYLERWAEWVMYEMPRTQKQGLQHIVYNNENTEQMWDDTLMMSVLPLAKIGKLLNRPEFVEEATYQFLLHVQYLMDRQSGLWFHGWTFAEKHNFAKARWARGNSWLTVAIPEFIELLELPERNATRRFLLQVLESQIEALAKYQDDSGLWHTLIDDPQSYLESSATAGFAYGILKAVRKRYVDKSYASVAEKAIRGVINHVNADGELTQVSFGTAMGNDLDFYREIALTSMPYGQAMAILCLSEYLRVYL
- the queE gene encoding 7-carboxy-7-deazaguanine synthase QueE, giving the protein MQYPINEMFQTLQGEGYFTGVPAVFVRLQGCPVGCSWCDTKHTWDKLAEREIPLDQVLVKTRESDGWGAASAEDVLALIDREGYTARHIVITGGEPCIHDLAPLTLLLEQQGFSCQIETSGTHEVRCSPKTWVTVSPKVNMRGGMAVIDQALHRADEIKHPVARERDIEDLDALLARLKDDKPRIVALQPISQKESATKLCIGTCIARNWRLSMQTHKYLNIA
- a CDS encoding MBL fold metallo-hydrolase, giving the protein MNRLRSLALLLLTSVFVPNIVTAQPVPQVKTQAGYYRMLLGQFEITALADGTNAMPVDKLLTRATPEQIKNLLAEQSLTAPVDTSINTYLINTGQNLILVDTGNGKQSNPSVGKVVNNLKAAGYTPEQVDTVLMTHLHGDHFGGLITDGKLTFPNATVYVSQTEADYWLSEANLKQAGEAQKPAFQRVQAAFRTIQAANKLKTFAGEQPLFTGITPLPAPGHTPGHTAFWVESEGQKLLIWGDIIHVAAVQFPLPATTISFDSDMDTAAQTRAKVLADAASQGYWVAGTHISFPGIGHVKTGEQSGYRWVPINYSVAGLTD